Proteins from one Lepidochelys kempii isolate rLepKem1 chromosome 6, rLepKem1.hap2, whole genome shotgun sequence genomic window:
- the NPC2 gene encoding NPC intracellular cholesterol transporter 2 — MPAGTMLALTVALLLALGSVARAEPLRFVDCGSKDGSITEVNVSPCPTQPCQLQKGMSYSVNVTFSSKIESQGSTAKVYGEMLHVDVPFPIPEPDGCKCGIQCPIEKGHSYSYLNKLPVKSEYPSIKLIVKWELIDDQNEMMFCWKIPVQITS, encoded by the exons ATGCCGGCCGGGACCATGCTCGCCCTGACcgtggctctgctcctggccctgggctcCGTGGCGCGGGCCGAGCCCCTCAGATTCGTGGACTGCG GCTCCAAAGATGGGAGCATCACAGAAGTGAATgtgagcccctgccccacacagcctTGCCAGCTCCAGAAAGGGATGTCCTACAGCGTCAATGTCACCTTCTCCAGCA AGATCGAGAGCCAGGGCAGCACAGCGAAGGTATATGGGGAGATGCTCCATGTGGACGTACCCTTTCCCATCCCTGAGCCTGATGGATGCAAGTGTGGGATCCAGTGCCCCATTGAGAAAGGCCATTCCTACAGCTACCTGAACAAGCTGCCTGTGAAAAGCGAGTACCCCAGT ATTAAACTGATCGTCAAGTGGGAGCTGATTGATGACCAAAATGAGATGATGTTCTGCTGGAAGATACCTGTCCAGATCACCAGCTAA